The Bacteroidales bacterium genome has a segment encoding these proteins:
- a CDS encoding sulfite exporter TauE/SafE family protein: MSTILLLIIIGLAAGILSGFIGLGGAIIIIPALVLFMGMSQYMAQGTSLAVMLPPIGLLAAWNYWKAGELNLKYAMIIAAAFLIGGYIGSKYALTVSENTLRKVFAAALFLVAMNMFFKK, from the coding sequence ATGTCGACGATACTTTTATTGATAATCATCGGGCTGGCTGCCGGCATCCTAAGCGGTTTTATTGGCCTGGGCGGCGCCATAATAATAATTCCGGCGCTGGTGCTCTTCATGGGGATGTCGCAATACATGGCACAGGGCACCAGCCTGGCGGTAATGCTGCCACCCATCGGTCTGCTGGCGGCATGGAATTATTGGAAGGCTGGTGAGCTAAATCTGAAATACGCCATGATTATTGCCGCTGCGTTTCTTATCGGAGGGTACATTGGATCGAAATACGCGCTCACGGTATCCGAAAATACACTGCGAAAGGTTTTTGCCGCCGCCCTGTTTTTGGTTGCTATGAATATGTTTTTTAAAAAATAA
- a CDS encoding MBL fold metallo-hydrolase, which translates to MMQIHRFIFNPFQENTYVLYDDTKEAVIVDAGCSDAEECAALAGFINKHQLKPVVHILTHGHIDHVMGVGFVWEKYGLKPLAHKDVMPFLESAPEQARMFGVQTEKLVMPDHFLKEGDQVKFGNSQLEVLHTPGHAAGHLCFVSHINSFVLSGDVLFRGSIGRTDLPTGDYDLLEKNIRTKIYTLPGEYIVYPGHGPETSIGIEVKSNPFVMG; encoded by the coding sequence ATGATGCAAATCCATCGTTTCATTTTTAACCCTTTTCAGGAAAATACCTATGTGCTTTACGACGATACAAAAGAGGCGGTAATAGTAGACGCAGGCTGCAGTGATGCCGAAGAGTGCGCGGCGTTGGCCGGTTTTATCAACAAACACCAACTCAAGCCCGTTGTCCATATCCTTACGCACGGGCACATCGACCACGTGATGGGGGTAGGCTTTGTATGGGAAAAATATGGTTTAAAACCGTTGGCGCATAAAGATGTGATGCCTTTTCTGGAAAGTGCTCCCGAGCAGGCACGCATGTTTGGTGTTCAAACCGAAAAGCTGGTGATGCCCGACCATTTTCTTAAAGAGGGCGACCAGGTGAAATTTGGCAATTCGCAGCTGGAAGTGCTGCACACACCCGGGCATGCTGCCGGACATTTGTGTTTCGTAAGTCATATCAATAGTTTTGTTCTTTCGGGCGATGTGCTCTTTCGCGGCAGTATTGGTCGAACCGATTTACCTACCGGCGACTACGACCTGCTGGAGAAAAACATACGCACGAAAATTTATACCCTTCCCGGCGAATACATAGTCTATCCCGGCCACGGTCCCGAAACCAGCATCGGTATCGAAGTGAAGTCGAATCCGTTTGTGATGGGATAA
- a CDS encoding glycogen/starch synthase: protein MNKTKVLYVMQEITPYLKENPISHIGRHLPQGIQERGREIRTFMPRYGKINERRNQLHEVIRLSGMNLIIEDADHPLIIKVASIQQARMQVYFIDNEDYFHRKALYRDKNGVFFEDNDERMIFYARGVLETVKKLGWPPDIIHCHGWFSSLLPLYIKTAFKDNPLFSDSKVVFSIYNDVFDETLNSDLLKKLKYDKIKDSELKSYKKATYEGIIKGALDYSDAVIVGSDSLEPVFESYIQQLDKPILNFQNGDTFIEAYNDFYNELLKEVN from the coding sequence ATGAATAAAACAAAAGTTCTGTACGTGATGCAGGAAATTACTCCCTATCTAAAAGAAAACCCCATCAGTCATATTGGACGACATCTTCCACAGGGCATTCAGGAGCGGGGACGCGAGATAAGGACTTTCATGCCACGCTATGGCAAGATCAACGAGCGGCGAAACCAGCTCCATGAAGTGATAAGGCTTTCGGGTATGAATCTGATTATCGAAGACGCCGACCACCCGCTTATTATCAAAGTAGCTTCCATACAGCAGGCACGCATGCAGGTTTATTTTATCGACAACGAAGACTATTTCCATCGCAAGGCCCTTTACAGAGATAAAAACGGTGTCTTTTTCGAGGACAACGATGAACGCATGATTTTCTATGCCCGCGGCGTACTCGAAACGGTAAAAAAACTTGGCTGGCCGCCAGATATCATTCATTGTCACGGATGGTTTTCCAGCTTGCTGCCACTTTACATCAAAACTGCATTTAAAGATAATCCACTTTTTTCCGATTCAAAAGTTGTCTTTTCCATCTACAACGATGTCTTCGACGAAACTCTGAACAGTGATCTTTTGAAGAAACTTAAGTACGACAAAATTAAAGATTCGGAACTTAAGAGCTACAAAAAGGCCACTTACGAAGGAATTATAAAAGGTGCTTTAGATTATTCTGATGCTGTGATTGTGGGTAGCGACTCTCTGGAACCTGTGTTTGAATCATACATACAACAGCTCGACAAGCCGATTTTGAACTTTCAAAACGGGGATACGTTTATCGAAGCTTACAACGATTTTTATAATGAACTTTTAAAAGAAGTCAATTGA
- a CDS encoding DUF4270 family protein, translating to MLKIPLQAMAILMVVALIFSGCDIDPDKIGVDLQPEADKLNIFYTDTVTVLAHTIRVDSVRTDKTLRTMLGSYNDPVFGTSSSAMALQLRLSSTAVELGTSPVLDSIVLSMDYTIVPMGINRIMRAYGDTTTEQTWNVYELDQSIYADSIYYSSSQVALKSGEIATKTFAPHPTDSIVEDGVKSHARLRIKMDDSFVQKFRDADPADFASIEGFLQFFKGLYIQPEVVTQGGAILFFNVGSTTSRMTLYYKNEVEDSLRYFFPVTSLSGRFMNFTHDYQFAASELQSQLNGDTVPGQQQLFVQAMGGTAVMFEFPYIRNLTLDGNLALNQAKLVFTNSVDASPFMEPTEFLLYNVGRDGSYRLLEDQTEGAEYFGGRYDPKSHQLSFRITQQMQKILTQDTLATRFYLGASSGSILPNRVVLNGFDPPQNVENQERLKLELIFTRLK from the coding sequence ATGTTAAAAATCCCCTTGCAGGCCATGGCCATTTTAATGGTAGTTGCGCTGATATTTTCAGGTTGTGATATCGATCCCGACAAAATAGGTGTCGACTTGCAACCCGAAGCTGACAAGCTCAATATTTTTTATACTGATACCGTCACAGTGCTGGCGCATACCATTCGTGTGGATTCGGTGCGTACCGACAAGACTTTGCGCACCATGCTGGGCAGCTACAACGATCCTGTGTTTGGCACCAGTAGTTCTGCCATGGCGCTGCAGTTGCGCCTGTCGAGTACTGCCGTTGAGTTGGGCACCTCGCCGGTACTCGATTCGATTGTGCTTTCGATGGATTATACGATAGTCCCCATGGGCATCAATAGAATTATGCGCGCCTATGGCGACACCACCACTGAGCAAACGTGGAATGTGTATGAGCTCGACCAGTCGATTTATGCCGATAGCATTTATTACAGCTCTTCACAGGTGGCACTCAAAAGTGGCGAAATAGCTACAAAAACTTTTGCTCCGCATCCCACCGACAGCATTGTTGAAGATGGTGTAAAAAGTCATGCCAGGCTTCGCATAAAAATGGACGACAGCTTTGTGCAGAAGTTTAGAGATGCTGATCCTGCCGACTTCGCGTCGATCGAGGGCTTTCTTCAGTTTTTCAAAGGATTGTACATCCAGCCCGAAGTGGTGACGCAAGGTGGTGCCATTTTATTTTTTAATGTCGGCTCTACAACCTCACGAATGACTTTGTATTATAAAAACGAAGTCGAAGATTCACTGCGTTATTTCTTCCCGGTAACTTCTCTCAGCGGGCGTTTTATGAACTTTACCCACGACTATCAGTTTGCTGCTTCTGAGTTGCAGAGCCAGCTCAACGGTGACACCGTCCCTGGACAGCAGCAACTGTTTGTGCAAGCCATGGGAGGTACTGCCGTGATGTTTGAATTCCCTTACATCCGCAATCTCACCCTTGACGGCAATCTGGCGCTCAATCAGGCAAAGCTGGTATTTACTAACTCTGTCGACGCTTCTCCATTTATGGAACCGACCGAATTTCTGCTTTACAACGTAGGCCGGGATGGTTCCTATCGCTTGCTCGAAGATCAGACAGAAGGTGCCGAGTATTTTGGCGGAAGATACGATCCCAAATCCCATCAGCTCTCTTTCAGAATTACCCAGCAAATGCAGAAAATACTTACGCAGGATACCTTGGCCACGCGTTTTTATCTG